From the Oceanobacillus kimchii X50 genome, the window GCCTCAGGATTTAATTGGTGGAGTACAGCCATTAATTCTTCTTTTTGTTCCTTATCGACTAAATCTACTTTATTTAATATGATTACATTTGCAAATTCGATTTGATCAATGAGTAAATCAATTACTTCTCTTTCATCGCTCTCATTTACTTCTTGATTACGCTCTAGCAAACTGTCTCCAGAGCCATAATCATTCCAAAATCGATTAGCATCTACAATTGTTGCCATCGTATCCAAACTACAATGATCACTAAGATTAATTTTCAATTCCTCGTCTTCATAAATAAAACTCTGAGCAACTGGAATTGGTTCTGAGATACCGGAAGATTCTATAACGATATAATCGATATCCAGTTTAGCAAGTTTATCTACTTCTTGTATCAAATCTTCTCTTAATGTACAGCATATACATCCGTTCTGTAACTCTACTAGTTTTTCTTCCGTTCTACTGAATCCTCCCATTTTTACCATACTTGCATCAATATTAACTTCACTCATATCATTTACGATGACAGCTATTTTTAGATTTTGTTTGTTATTTAATATATAGTTCAGCAGTGTTGTTTTGCCAGCACCTAAATATCCGCTCAACACTGTAACTGGTATCCTCTTAGACAATTGATTTTCCTCCTATGCGGTTTGTAAGATTCGTTCGGTTGCTTTTCTCGCTCCGGCAATATTACGTGATACTGGCCCTATCTCAAGCTCGGCTAAAGCTCCTGTAACAAATAGACCGTTTTTCCACTCTAATGATTTGGAGACGATCGGAAAACCACAAGGAGCGCAAGGTAATCTTATATGATCGATAGCTTCTTTCAACCATTCTCTTCCTGGTAAACTAGGTTCAGCTCCGGTGGATAATAAAACTGCATCACCACTTAACATTTCATCTTGACTAGTCAGCAGTTGTATACATTGACCTTCTAGTTTTGCAGATACAACCCCTCCATTATAAACATGCAATTTACCAGTATTTATTTGTTTCTTAATATTTATATAGACATCCTTTGTAATAGAACCGCGATACCTAGCCTCTTGGATCACTTCACGTCTTTTCTTATAATTCGTTAACTTATCAAAGCTAGTTAAAAACTTAGGACCAAGCCAGCCCGGATCACTGTCAAAGCGGTGAATACGAAAAGGATGACGTTTTACTAATGTAACTGAATTAACATCTTGTTGCTTTGACAAATTGGATGCGAGTTGGGCAGCTGTCATACCACCGCCAACAACGATTATATTCCCACTGTTAGGGAGGTCTTTTTTTAAGTCAAATATATGATTCATACGCTCGTTGTCTTGTAATTCTTGTGCCCAGGTAGGGAAATGTGGCGTATTATTCACCCCTATGGCTAAGATAACACGCTCCCCATAGAAATTCTGGCCATCTTGTACACTTACTTCCCAACCAATGCTATGCTTTGCAAGCTTATTAACCAAACCTTGTCTCCAAGAATCTCTTACTCCTGTTTTATTTACAACATTTAAGCTGTGGTCGTTAAAAAGATCTAGGCGAGGTCGACCATATTTTCCTTTAAAAGGTTGTGTAAAATCATGTAGCTTCGCAAACTTCTTCAAACTATATGGATCCGCTTCTAAATGATGTACTACCGGTGACCTTAAATACTGCATACCGATTTTACTCGTGATTCGTTGCCACATTTCTAATGGCTCAGCGTGCGGGTCAATAATAAGCAACTCTTCCGTCGTTACTTTTTTCTCTATAAGTAGACGAGAGGCTACAGAGCATCCCTGTACACCTCCACCAATAACAATCCATTTATACATAAGACAGTAGCCTCTCCTTCTTCTACATTACCAACTTGATTTCTTCACACCTGGAATTTGTCCTTTATGCGCATACTCCCTAAAAGCAATCCTAGACATTTTAAACTGTCTCATATATCCTCTTGGTCTTCCTGTCACTTCGCATCTACCGGTTAACCGAGTTGGAGAAGAATCACGAGGTAATTTTCTTATTGCCTCATAATCACCTTTTGCCT encodes:
- a CDS encoding GTP-binding protein gives rise to the protein MSKRIPVTVLSGYLGAGKTTLLNYILNNKQNLKIAVIVNDMSEVNIDASMVKMGGFSRTEEKLVELQNGCICCTLREDLIQEVDKLAKLDIDYIVIESSGISEPIPVAQSFIYEDEELKINLSDHCSLDTMATIVDANRFWNDYGSGDSLLERNQEVNESDEREVIDLLIDQIEFANVIILNKVDLVDKEQKEELMAVLHQLNPEAQMIQTEYGAVPLEAILHTGLFDFEKASQGAGWIKELNEEHIPETEEYGISSFVYRRNRPFHPERWYEWLNNWPNAIIRAKGFFWLASRNNVTGLLSQAGTSLSIQGAGNWVATYPKEERKSLIIEDPNLLEHWDSKYGDRMNELVFIGIKMDRQAIMKELDTCLLTDSEMESDWNKLIDPLPAFS
- a CDS encoding FAD/NAD(P)-binding protein, which translates into the protein MYKWIVIGGGVQGCSVASRLLIEKKVTTEELLIIDPHAEPLEMWQRITSKIGMQYLRSPVVHHLEADPYSLKKFAKLHDFTQPFKGKYGRPRLDLFNDHSLNVVNKTGVRDSWRQGLVNKLAKHSIGWEVSVQDGQNFYGERVILAIGVNNTPHFPTWAQELQDNERMNHIFDLKKDLPNSGNIIVVGGGMTAAQLASNLSKQQDVNSVTLVKRHPFRIHRFDSDPGWLGPKFLTSFDKLTNYKKRREVIQEARYRGSITKDVYINIKKQINTGKLHVYNGGVVSAKLEGQCIQLLTSQDEMLSGDAVLLSTGAEPSLPGREWLKEAIDHIRLPCAPCGFPIVSKSLEWKNGLFVTGALAELEIGPVSRNIAGARKATERILQTA
- the rpsN gene encoding 30S ribosomal protein S14; translation: MAKKSKIAKERKRQQMVEKYAELRRELKAKGDYEAIRKLPRDSSPTRLTGRCEVTGRPRGYMRQFKMSRIAFREYAHKGQIPGVKKSSW